From Pararhodobacter zhoushanensis, the proteins below share one genomic window:
- a CDS encoding (2Fe-2S)-binding protein, which translates to MIVCSCTGITDRDIHAAVDWMRASDPLTIITPGKVYRALGKSADCGGCMKTFLSTLRGNPNTEVPSQLRGLRRAAQQED; encoded by the coding sequence ATGATCGTCTGTTCCTGCACCGGCATCACCGACCGGGACATCCATGCCGCCGTGGACTGGATGCGGGCCTCGGACCCGCTGACGATCATCACGCCCGGCAAAGTGTACCGCGCCTTGGGTAAATCCGCCGATTGTGGTGGTTGCATGAAGACCTTTCTCTCGACCCTGAGAGGAAATCCGAATACGGAAGTTCCCAGTCAGCTACGCGGCTTGCGCCGTGCAGCCCAACAGGAGGACTGA
- a CDS encoding hydroxypyruvate isomerase family protein, whose translation MREFSANLGFLWTDRPLPDAIRAAKAAGFAAVECHFPYDTPAAETRAALLETGLRMMTLNTRPGGTGDFGLLALKDREAEARAAIDEAFAYALATDTRAVHLMAGKHGDDATYHANLAYACDSAPPGMTLLIEAINRWHVPDYHLNTTAQAVDTLKTLNRPNLKLMFDCYHVGRTEPEVFNDVDTLRPLIGHIQIAAVPDRSAPDHGSVDYVTLLPRLNWPGPIGAEYKPNGPTDASLDWLPRLSAC comes from the coding sequence GTGAGGGAATTCTCCGCCAATCTCGGCTTCCTGTGGACCGACCGTCCCCTGCCCGACGCGATCCGCGCCGCCAAGGCCGCGGGCTTCGCGGCGGTCGAGTGCCACTTCCCCTACGACACCCCCGCCGCCGAGACGCGCGCCGCGCTGCTCGAAACCGGCTTGCGGATGATGACCCTCAACACCCGCCCCGGCGGCACTGGCGATTTCGGCCTTCTTGCGCTGAAGGACCGCGAGGCCGAGGCCCGCGCCGCCATCGATGAGGCCTTCGCCTATGCGCTGGCCACCGACACGCGCGCCGTGCACCTCATGGCGGGCAAACACGGCGACGACGCGACCTACCACGCCAACCTCGCCTATGCCTGCGACAGCGCGCCGCCCGGCATGACCCTGCTCATCGAAGCGATCAACCGCTGGCACGTGCCCGACTACCACCTGAACACCACGGCTCAAGCGGTCGACACGCTGAAAACGCTCAACCGCCCCAATCTGAAACTGATGTTCGATTGCTACCATGTCGGCCGCACCGAGCCCGAGGTCTTCAATGACGTCGACACCCTGCGCCCGCTGATCGGCCATATCCAGATTGCCGCCGTCCCCGACCGCAGCGCGCCAGACCACGGCAGCGTCGACTACGTGACGCTCCTGCCCCGGCTCAACTGGCCCGGCCCCATCGGTGCCGAATACAAACCCAACGGCCCGACAGACGCCTCCCTCGACTGGCTCCCCAGGCTCTCTGCCTGCTGA
- a CDS encoding YciI family protein: MFFLMECQHFPAKDSERDRLRAQHRDWVASGGEGLCSVLIGSALWADDGSALGHWGILEAETPQAARSFAEGDPFAREGVVSAIDITRLADGFKADRISPRMTT; the protein is encoded by the coding sequence ATGTTTTTTCTTATGGAATGCCAACACTTCCCGGCCAAGGATTCCGAGCGGGACCGGCTGCGGGCGCAGCATCGCGACTGGGTTGCCTCGGGCGGCGAGGGCCTGTGCTCGGTGCTGATCGGCTCGGCCCTGTGGGCCGATGACGGCAGCGCGCTGGGGCATTGGGGCATCCTTGAGGCCGAGACGCCGCAGGCCGCCCGCAGCTTTGCCGAAGGCGATCCCTTTGCCCGCGAGGGCGTGGTTTCGGCCATTGATATCACCCGGCTGGCGGATGGCTTCAAAGCCGACCGCATCAGCCCTCGCATGACCACCTGA
- a CDS encoding TRAP transporter small permease, protein MLRTLDTFAGRVIALAAVLGTLGLLAEVVVILIDVIGRYFGSPLRGAQDVTQMAMVVLVFGGMALCDRQGGHIAVDLFERSFPAWLNKLTDIVAAVLGAMVFGLIAWNMWKSASISQMLNLSTNIINLPKDWFQYYVVVCCVITAAGMTLRAVYLSLGGSVTRPEGYNS, encoded by the coding sequence GTGCTTCGTACTCTCGATACGTTTGCGGGCAGGGTTATCGCCCTGGCCGCAGTCCTCGGCACCCTCGGCCTTTTGGCCGAGGTTGTCGTGATCCTGATCGACGTGATCGGGCGCTATTTCGGCTCGCCGCTGCGCGGCGCGCAAGACGTGACGCAAATGGCCATGGTGGTGCTGGTGTTCGGCGGCATGGCGCTGTGCGACCGTCAGGGCGGCCATATCGCCGTGGATCTGTTCGAGCGGTCCTTTCCCGCCTGGCTGAACAAGCTGACCGACATTGTGGCGGCGGTGCTGGGTGCAATGGTCTTTGGCCTGATCGCCTGGAACATGTGGAAGTCGGCGTCGATCTCGCAGATGCTGAATCTGTCGACCAATATCATCAATCTGCCCAAGGACTGGTTCCAGTATTACGTGGTTGTGTGCTGCGTGATCACCGCTGCGGGCATGACTCTGCGCGCCGTCTACCTGAGCCTTGGTGGTTCGGTAACGCGACCGGAAGGTTATAATTCATGA
- a CDS encoding di-heme oxidoreductase family protein, with amino-acid sequence MRPSKARLLAGLITALPLAAPLAAQDLTDLHLNATPRTPSEARRVALVTAPPSDPTLPQRFELRSGGAATVRVRTGNDAFSQPSANMSFEDQMDFRLGNGLFTRLWVSAPSSTIASDGLGPLYNARGCQTCHLLDGRGHPPGPGDDNAISMFLRVSIPAPEGTAGPAGIADYIATLPHPAYGAQMQDFAVQGQPAEYRLVVDWEEIPVALAGGETASLRRPDWRAEDLAFGPLGDTAMLSPRVAPQMLGLGLLEAIPVADILAHADPDDADGNGISGRPNIVWSPEFNAPMLGRFGHKAGAPTVMQQSAAAFSGDMGLSTPLFPDSAGDCTPAQTVCRMAIDGADPEQDSVEVSQQALDLVTFYARNLGVPARRDVDDAEVLRGRAIFHQLDCASCHQPAFVTARLPDRPEQSFQLIWPYTDLLLHDMGEGLADHRPEARATGTEWRTPPLWGIGLTERVSGHTQFLHDGRARSLLEAVLWHGGEAQTARDAVVALAPDDRAALLRFLESL; translated from the coding sequence ATGAGGCCGAGTAAGGCCCGCCTGCTGGCAGGGCTGATCACAGCCCTGCCACTCGCGGCTCCCTTGGCTGCGCAGGATCTGACCGACCTGCACCTGAACGCCACCCCCCGCACCCCGTCCGAAGCCCGGCGCGTCGCTCTGGTGACAGCGCCGCCCAGCGATCCGACCCTGCCGCAGCGGTTTGAGCTGCGTTCGGGCGGTGCGGCGACAGTCCGGGTCCGCACCGGCAATGACGCCTTCTCGCAGCCTTCCGCGAACATGAGCTTTGAAGACCAGATGGATTTTCGTCTGGGCAACGGCCTGTTCACCCGGCTCTGGGTCTCGGCCCCGTCCTCGACCATCGCGTCGGATGGTCTGGGCCCGCTCTACAATGCGCGGGGCTGCCAGACCTGCCATCTGCTCGACGGGCGCGGCCATCCGCCCGGCCCCGGCGACGATAACGCGATCTCGATGTTCCTGCGCGTCTCGATCCCCGCGCCCGAGGGCACGGCAGGCCCTGCCGGAATCGCCGATTACATCGCCACCCTTCCCCATCCGGCTTACGGTGCGCAGATGCAGGACTTTGCGGTGCAGGGCCAGCCCGCCGAATACCGGCTGGTCGTCGATTGGGAGGAAATCCCGGTCGCGCTGGCAGGGGGCGAAACCGCGTCCCTGCGCCGCCCCGATTGGCGGGCCGAGGATCTGGCCTTTGGCCCCTTGGGCGACACCGCCATGCTCAGCCCCCGCGTTGCCCCCCAGATGCTCGGCCTCGGACTGCTCGAGGCGATCCCTGTGGCCGACATCCTCGCCCATGCCGACCCCGACGATGCCGACGGCAATGGCATCTCGGGCCGCCCCAACATCGTCTGGTCGCCCGAATTCAACGCCCCCATGCTGGGCCGTTTCGGCCACAAGGCCGGTGCCCCCACGGTGATGCAGCAAAGCGCCGCCGCCTTCTCGGGCGACATGGGCCTGTCGACGCCGCTGTTCCCCGACAGCGCCGGTGACTGCACCCCGGCGCAAACCGTCTGCCGCATGGCCATCGACGGCGCTGACCCCGAACAGGACAGTGTCGAGGTCAGCCAGCAGGCGCTCGATCTGGTCACCTTTTATGCCCGCAATCTGGGCGTCCCCGCCCGCCGCGACGTGGATGACGCGGAAGTGCTGCGCGGGCGCGCGATCTTTCACCAGCTGGACTGCGCCAGTTGCCACCAACCCGCCTTTGTCACCGCCCGCCTGCCCGACCGGCCCGAGCAAAGCTTCCAGCTGATCTGGCCCTACACCGACCTTCTGCTGCACGACATGGGCGAGGGTCTGGCCGACCACCGACCAGAAGCCCGCGCCACCGGCACCGAGTGGCGCACGCCACCGTTATGGGGGATCGGCTTGACCGAACGGGTCAGCGGGCATACCCAGTTCCTGCACGACGGGCGCGCACGGTCCCTGCTGGAAGCCGTGCTCTGGCACGGTGGCGAGGCGCAGACAGCCCGCGACGCCGTGGTCGCCCTCGCCCCTGATGACCGCGCCGCCTTGCTGCGCTTTCTGGAGTCCCTCTGA
- a CDS encoding methylenetetrahydrofolate reductase, with translation MALFNLRANKGAADKPELKTGALSALLEGTSIEVMPRTAAKIESFAEILPAGTRVYVAHLDGTPIDEMVETVKRITDEGFPVMPHVPARIIDSRATLETWLKRYRTEAGAEQALVLAGGVPTVAGEFTSSIDLLKTGLFDELGFKRLHVAGHPEGNKDIDPKGGTAVVDEAMLWKQNFSKNSDAEMAIATQFAFESGPIIAWAERLQAMGITLPIHLGVAGPTKLQTLIKFAIACGVGPSLSVLQKRAMDLTKLLVPFAPTEMLAEIAAYKTSHPDSLLEHVHLFPLGGIKTSATWLSEHK, from the coding sequence ATGGCTCTGTTCAACCTGCGCGCCAACAAAGGCGCTGCCGACAAGCCCGAGCTGAAGACCGGCGCGCTGTCCGCGCTGCTTGAAGGCACCTCGATCGAGGTGATGCCGCGCACCGCTGCCAAGATCGAAAGCTTCGCCGAAATTCTGCCCGCCGGCACGCGCGTCTATGTCGCGCATCTGGACGGCACGCCGATTGACGAGATGGTCGAGACGGTCAAGCGGATCACCGATGAGGGCTTCCCGGTGATGCCCCACGTCCCCGCCCGCATCATCGACAGCCGCGCCACGCTGGAAACCTGGCTGAAACGCTACCGCACCGAGGCCGGAGCCGAGCAGGCGCTGGTGCTGGCGGGGGGCGTGCCGACGGTGGCGGGTGAATTCACCTCGTCCATCGACCTTTTGAAAACCGGGCTGTTCGACGAGCTGGGCTTCAAGCGCCTGCATGTCGCCGGTCACCCCGAGGGCAACAAGGACATCGACCCCAAGGGCGGCACCGCCGTCGTTGATGAAGCGATGCTGTGGAAGCAGAACTTCTCGAAGAATTCCGATGCCGAAATGGCCATCGCCACGCAATTCGCGTTTGAGAGCGGGCCGATCATCGCCTGGGCCGAGCGTCTGCAAGCCATGGGCATCACCCTGCCGATCCATCTGGGCGTCGCCGGTCCGACCAAGCTGCAAACGCTGATCAAATTCGCTATCGCCTGTGGTGTCGGCCCGTCGCTGAGCGTGCTGCAAAAGCGGGCGATGGATCTGACCAAGCTCTTGGTGCCGTTCGCACCGACCGAGATGCTGGCGGAAATCGCGGCCTACAAGACCTCGCATCCTGACAGCCTGCTCGAGCATGTGCACCTGTTCCCGCTGGGCGGGATCAAGACCTCGGCGACCTGGTTGAGCGAGCACAAGTAA
- a CDS encoding alpha/beta fold hydrolase, whose protein sequence is MTTTLLIPGLLCDAYCWEPVLERLPAQVANLSTQDSLTEMARDLLAQNPGPLRVAGHSMGARVAIEMARQAPGRIEKLALLDTGIHPLKPGEPASRAEIVKFAYDHGMQALADRWLPPMVWTGNQTNAALMADLTAMVLRMDPDLHARQIKALVERPDATPAMAQITCPVLLMVGRHDQWSPVSQHEDMLALLPDARLDIIEDAGHFAPVERPDAVADRLVPFLRD, encoded by the coding sequence ATGACAACGACGCTTCTGATCCCCGGCCTTTTGTGTGACGCCTACTGCTGGGAGCCGGTTCTTGAACGGCTCCCGGCGCAGGTGGCCAATCTGTCCACGCAGGACAGTCTCACCGAGATGGCGCGGGATCTGCTGGCGCAAAACCCCGGCCCCCTGCGGGTGGCCGGGCATTCGATGGGGGCCCGCGTCGCGATCGAGATGGCGCGGCAGGCGCCCGGGCGGATCGAAAAGCTGGCCCTGCTGGACACCGGCATCCATCCGCTGAAACCCGGCGAGCCTGCGAGCCGCGCCGAAATCGTGAAATTCGCCTATGACCACGGCATGCAGGCGCTGGCTGACCGCTGGCTGCCGCCGATGGTCTGGACCGGCAACCAGACGAACGCAGCCCTGATGGCGGATCTGACCGCCATGGTGCTGCGCATGGATCCCGACCTGCACGCCCGCCAGATCAAGGCGCTGGTCGAGCGGCCGGATGCAACCCCGGCAATGGCGCAGATCACCTGCCCGGTGCTGCTGATGGTTGGCCGCCATGACCAATGGTCGCCGGTCTCGCAGCACGAGGACATGCTGGCGCTGTTGCCGGATGCACGGCTGGACATCATCGAAGACGCGGGCCATTTCGCCCCGGTCGAGCGGCCCGATGCGGTTGCGGACCGGCTGGTCCCCTTCCTGCGCGACTGA
- a CDS encoding imelysin family protein, with product MRLSLAFALCFTAAPALADVNAVLDTHILPGEAAFASATQDLATAAAENCLPDALTPAWNTAFDAWMGISHLRMGPQEQATLSMAYWPDDRSSGRRTLARLIADEDAMGTDAEAFTEVSAAARGLYALETMLYDPQFNDYAAGSYSCTLVTVMTQDLANQAEAVNAAWNQKFAPELRNAGATDNGVYLSPQEAERALFTQLHGGIEFIADQRLGRPMGTLDRPRPQRAETWRASRSMRNVSLSLEALHQMATALAGQPLEAVEQAFDAAKYFASTIADPAFQDITEAQARLRLESLQGRVRTIGDVLIVDIGETMGIAPGFNSADGD from the coding sequence ATGCGCCTCAGCCTTGCCTTCGCTCTGTGTTTCACCGCCGCCCCGGCGCTGGCCGATGTCAACGCGGTGCTCGACACCCATATACTGCCCGGCGAGGCCGCCTTTGCCAGTGCCACGCAGGATCTGGCCACGGCCGCCGCTGAAAACTGCCTACCCGACGCGCTGACCCCGGCGTGGAACACCGCCTTTGACGCGTGGATGGGTATCAGCCATCTGCGCATGGGACCGCAGGAACAGGCGACGCTGAGCATGGCGTACTGGCCCGACGATCGCAGCAGCGGGCGGCGCACACTGGCCCGGCTGATCGCCGATGAAGACGCGATGGGCACCGACGCCGAGGCCTTTACCGAGGTCTCCGCCGCCGCGCGCGGGCTCTATGCGCTGGAAACCATGCTCTACGATCCGCAGTTCAACGACTATGCGGCGGGCAGCTATTCCTGCACGCTGGTGACGGTCATGACGCAGGATCTGGCCAATCAGGCCGAAGCCGTGAACGCCGCCTGGAACCAGAAATTCGCGCCCGAGCTGCGCAACGCCGGGGCGACGGACAACGGTGTCTACCTCTCGCCGCAAGAGGCCGAGCGCGCGCTCTTCACCCAGCTGCACGGCGGGATCGAGTTCATCGCCGACCAGCGCCTTGGCCGCCCGATGGGCACGCTGGACCGCCCGCGCCCGCAACGGGCCGAGACCTGGCGCGCGAGCCGCAGCATGCGCAACGTGTCTCTCTCGCTGGAGGCGCTGCACCAGATGGCGACCGCGCTGGCCGGGCAACCGCTTGAGGCGGTCGAGCAAGCGTTTGACGCCGCAAAGTATTTTGCCAGCACGATTGCTGACCCGGCGTTTCAGGACATCACCGAAGCGCAAGCCCGCCTGCGGTTGGAATCGCTGCAAGGCCGGGTGCGCACCATCGGTGACGTGCTGATCGTCGACATCGGCGAAACGATGGGCATCGCCCCCGGCTTCAACTCGGCGGACGGAGACTGA
- a CDS encoding TRAP transporter substrate-binding protein has product MLNFTTLRAAGAVAATAAVLAAPAGATTLRFAHWVPPQHTLTASTIQPLIDATAASGLEIQVYPGGELGAGPLEQYVRAVTGAADIVWGLQGYTSTQFPRTMISELPGAVPEGMHGYDMLWNAYEAGQLANEFPGTVPLALWLSEPNVFIMRDHDIRTPADLAGLKIRVSGSAAAAAVESLGATPVQMPAGEIYNSLQTGLIDGVITGASAIGDFRLDEVANSYTLGAPLGHISFYVVMNQGAYDSLSDEERTALDSIAGRELSASAEAGWYARADQVIGQITDAGDNTVYTLTDEEAAAFSALTFPVRDTVVGSIDGGADVLNTMQGM; this is encoded by the coding sequence ATGCTCAATTTCACAACCCTTCGCGCCGCTGGCGCGGTGGCTGCCACGGCTGCCGTTCTGGCCGCGCCCGCCGGTGCCACGACGCTGCGCTTCGCCCACTGGGTGCCGCCGCAGCACACGCTGACCGCCTCGACCATCCAGCCGCTGATTGACGCCACTGCCGCCTCGGGCCTGGAAATCCAGGTGTACCCCGGTGGCGAGTTGGGCGCCGGTCCGCTGGAGCAATATGTGCGCGCTGTGACCGGTGCTGCGGATATCGTCTGGGGGCTGCAAGGCTACACCTCGACCCAATTCCCCCGCACGATGATCTCGGAACTGCCGGGCGCTGTGCCTGAGGGCATGCATGGCTATGACATGCTGTGGAATGCCTATGAGGCGGGCCAGCTGGCCAACGAGTTCCCGGGCACCGTGCCGCTGGCGCTGTGGCTGTCCGAGCCCAACGTGTTCATCATGCGCGACCACGACATCCGCACCCCGGCTGATCTGGCTGGTCTGAAGATCCGTGTGTCGGGGTCGGCTGCCGCGGCTGCCGTTGAATCGCTGGGCGCAACCCCGGTGCAGATGCCGGCGGGCGAGATCTATAACTCGCTGCAAACCGGCCTGATCGACGGCGTGATCACCGGGGCCTCGGCCATCGGCGATTTCCGTCTGGACGAAGTTGCCAACAGCTACACGCTGGGTGCGCCGCTGGGTCACATCTCGTTCTACGTGGTGATGAACCAGGGCGCCTATGACAGCCTGTCGGACGAAGAGCGTACCGCGCTGGACTCGATTGCTGGTCGCGAACTGTCGGCCTCGGCCGAAGCGGGCTGGTATGCCCGCGCCGATCAGGTGATCGGCCAGATCACCGATGCCGGTGACAACACGGTCTACACGCTGACCGACGAAGAAGCCGCTGCCTTCAGCGCGCTGACCTTCCCGGTGCGTGACACGGTCGTTGGGTCGATCGATGGCGGCGCGGACGTCCTGAACACCATGCAGGGCATGTAA
- the aroQ gene encoding type II 3-dehydroquinate dehydratase — MTRTIHILNGPNLNLLGKRQPEIYGRDTLDDVAAACAAIAQEAGLESVLRQSNWEGQIIDWIHEARETAAGIIINPAALTHTSVAVFDALMTFEGPVIEVHISQVHKREAFRHHSYVSARADAVLAGFGVHGYALAMRHMALLLAGK, encoded by the coding sequence ATGACCCGCACCATCCATATCCTGAACGGCCCCAACCTGAACCTGCTGGGCAAGCGCCAGCCCGAAATCTATGGCCGCGACACGCTGGATGATGTCGCCGCCGCCTGTGCCGCCATTGCCCAAGAGGCCGGGCTTGAGTCGGTGCTGCGCCAGTCCAACTGGGAGGGGCAGATCATCGACTGGATCCACGAGGCGCGCGAAACAGCGGCCGGGATCATCATCAACCCCGCCGCGCTGACCCATACCTCGGTTGCGGTTTTCGATGCGCTGATGACCTTTGAGGGCCCGGTGATCGAGGTCCATATCTCTCAGGTCCACAAGCGCGAGGCCTTCCGCCACCATTCCTATGTCAGTGCCCGCGCGGATGCGGTGCTGGCGGGGTTCGGCGTGCATGGCTACGCGCTGGCGATGCGGCATATGGCGCTGTTGCTGGCCGGGAAATAG
- a CDS encoding DUF1513 domain-containing protein has translation MTSRRAFLAGLVAVAAPKPSWADAGGPRWLACAREADGAYALFGIAEDGADTFRLPLPARGHAGAGHPHRPQAVVFARRPGAFALVLDCATGSLLRQLTPPEGMQFNGHGAFTEDGSLLTTTEQRASDSQGFLGLWDAEYRRIGQIETGGIGPHEVLRLPGDVFAVANGGIATDPSDRTKLNVPDMAPSLTYIEADAIAEQVTLNPALHFASIRHLAHDDGTLAFAMQWEGDAGQVVPLLGLHRRGNAPLLASAPDAEQALMQGYAGSCAFTAGEVAITSPRGGRLHRFDTSGAFLGATRRADICGLAPCPGGFLTTDGGGGVLRVTQGHARPLGLRPRAWDNHIVTL, from the coding sequence ATGACCAGCCGTCGCGCCTTTCTCGCCGGGCTGGTGGCCGTCGCCGCGCCCAAACCCAGCTGGGCCGATGCGGGCGGGCCGCGCTGGCTGGCCTGCGCGCGTGAGGCTGACGGCGCTTACGCGCTCTTTGGCATCGCCGAGGATGGCGCGGACACTTTCCGCCTGCCCCTGCCCGCGCGCGGCCATGCCGGGGCCGGGCATCCGCACCGGCCTCAGGCCGTGGTCTTTGCCCGCCGCCCCGGCGCTTTCGCGCTGGTGCTCGACTGCGCGACCGGCAGCCTGCTGCGCCAGTTGACCCCGCCCGAGGGGATGCAGTTCAACGGCCACGGTGCCTTTACCGAGGATGGCAGCCTGCTCACCACCACCGAGCAGCGCGCGTCCGACAGTCAGGGCTTTCTGGGCCTCTGGGACGCCGAGTATCGCCGCATCGGCCAGATTGAAACCGGCGGCATCGGCCCGCACGAAGTGCTGCGCCTGCCGGGCGACGTGTTTGCCGTCGCCAATGGCGGCATCGCCACCGACCCCAGCGACCGCACCAAGCTGAACGTGCCGGATATGGCCCCCTCGCTGACCTATATCGAAGCCGACGCGATCGCCGAACAGGTCACGCTGAATCCCGCGCTGCACTTCGCCTCGATCCGCCACCTCGCCCATGACGACGGCACACTCGCCTTCGCGATGCAGTGGGAAGGCGACGCGGGGCAGGTTGTCCCGCTCCTCGGTCTGCACCGTCGGGGCAACGCGCCCCTCCTTGCCTCAGCCCCCGATGCCGAGCAGGCTCTGATGCAGGGCTACGCCGGCTCCTGCGCCTTTACCGCAGGCGAGGTGGCGATCACCTCGCCCCGCGGCGGCCGGCTGCACCGTTTCGACACCAGCGGCGCGTTCCTCGGTGCCACCCGCCGCGCCGATATCTGCGGCCTTGCCCCCTGCCCCGGCGGGTTCCTGACCACCGATGGCGGCGGCGGTGTCCTGCGCGTCACGCAAGGCCACGCCCGGCCGCTGGGCCTGCGCCCGCGCGCCTGGGATAACCACATCGTCACGCTGTGA
- a CDS encoding imelysin family protein, producing the protein MRHISTLALTAALTFPMAANAVTPAEVLTTYSDIAEAAYTDSLNSAQNLSEAIAAFLAAPSEAGLENARAAWIAARVPYQQTEAYRFGNPIVDDWEGRVNAWPLDEGLIDYVARSYIGGDDNPAAQLNVIANPSLTLSGETIDASVIDATLLQDVLQEADAVEANVATGYHAIEFLLWGQDLHGTDAGAGERPWTDYAQGDACTNGNCDRRAAYLRAATGLLITDLEEMAANWTDGGAAREAVTADETAGLSAILTGMGSLSYGELAGERIRLGLMLNDPEEEHDCFSDNTHYSHYYDGLGIRNVYTGSYTRTDGSVVDGPSLSDLVAQTDPALDQALTAGLDASVAALQTMVDTAEGGMSYDMMLAPGNETGETVIMGAVDALVAQTRDIERVIVALNLDGVAIEGSDSLDNPGAVFE; encoded by the coding sequence ATGCGCCATATTTCGACCCTTGCCCTGACCGCCGCCCTGACTTTCCCCATGGCCGCGAATGCCGTGACGCCTGCCGAGGTGCTGACCACCTATTCAGACATCGCCGAAGCCGCGTACACCGACTCGCTGAACAGCGCGCAGAACCTGTCCGAAGCGATTGCCGCCTTTCTGGCCGCCCCGTCCGAAGCCGGGCTGGAAAACGCCCGCGCTGCCTGGATCGCCGCGCGCGTGCCCTATCAGCAGACCGAGGCCTACCGCTTTGGCAATCCGATCGTTGACGATTGGGAGGGCCGCGTGAACGCCTGGCCGCTGGACGAGGGTCTGATCGACTATGTCGCGCGCAGCTATATCGGCGGTGACGACAACCCCGCCGCGCAGCTCAATGTGATCGCCAATCCCAGCCTGACCCTTTCGGGCGAGACGATCGACGCCTCGGTGATCGACGCGACCCTGCTGCAAGACGTGCTGCAAGAGGCCGACGCGGTCGAAGCCAATGTCGCCACCGGCTATCACGCCATCGAATTCCTGCTCTGGGGTCAGGATCTGCACGGCACCGACGCCGGTGCGGGCGAACGCCCCTGGACCGACTACGCGCAGGGCGACGCCTGCACCAATGGCAACTGTGACCGCCGCGCGGCCTATCTGCGCGCTGCGACCGGGCTACTGATCACCGATCTTGAAGAAATGGCCGCCAACTGGACCGATGGCGGCGCGGCGCGCGAAGCGGTCACCGCCGACGAGACCGCCGGTCTGTCGGCGATCCTGACCGGCATGGGCAGCCTGTCCTACGGCGAGCTGGCGGGCGAGCGTATCCGTCTGGGTCTGATGCTGAACGACCCCGAGGAAGAGCATGACTGCTTCTCGGACAACACGCATTACAGCCATTACTATGACGGGCTGGGCATCCGGAACGTCTATACCGGCAGCTACACCCGCACCGATGGCAGCGTTGTCGACGGCCCCAGCCTGAGCGATCTGGTCGCGCAGACCGATCCGGCACTGGATCAGGCGCTGACTGCGGGTCTGGATGCCTCGGTCGCCGCGCTGCAAACCATGGTCGATACGGCCGAGGGCGGCATGTCCTATGACATGATGCTCGCGCCCGGCAACGAGACCGGCGAGACGGTGATCATGGGGGCGGTGGATGCGCTGGTCGCGCAGACCCGTGACATCGAGCGTGTCATCGTCGCGCTCAATCTGGACGGTGTGGCGATCGAAGGCTCGGACAGCCTCGACAACCCCGGCGCCGTTTTCGAGTAA